Below is a genomic region from Patescibacteria group bacterium.
GCTTTCTTTAAATAAAAGTCAAATTCTTCTGGCTGAAGTTCGATTGTCAGTTCTAAAGTATTTTTAGGCAATTTTTGGCTTTTAACTTCCATAGTTAATAATTTAAAAAATTATAGCAATTTTTCTAAAAAAGAAAACGCCGCCTCAGGTCGTCCAAGGCGGCGAATAAAAAAATTTATATTATTACAATAAAGAAAATACCACAACGAGACCAGCAACGACAATCGAGACCATGGACATTAGCTTAATGAGGATATTTAACGAAGGCCCTGAAGTATCTTTGAAAGGATCGCCCAGCATATCGCCAATCACTGCCGCCTTGTGATTGTCACTTCCTTTACCGCCGAAATTTCCCTCTTCGATATATTTTTTGGCATTGTCCCAAGCACCGCCAGCATTGGCCATCATTACCGCTAAAACAAACCCTGCCGCCAAAGCACCAACAAGCAAACCAACGACACCAGCCACGCCAAAGATTATTCCGACAATTATTGGCATAATAATTGCTAGAAGAGACGGTAAAATCATTTCTCTCTGAGCCGCTTGGGTCACGATTTTGACGCAATTGGCATAATCGGGATCCTTTTCACCAGTCATAATACCTTTAATTTCTCTCCATTGTCGACGAACCTCCTCAACCATTTTACCAGCCGCGCGCCCAACGGCTTTTAAGGTCAAAGCGCAAAATAAAAAAGCTAACATCGCTCCAATCATCACTCCACTAACAACTTTCGGTGAAAGAAGATGAATCTGATAATAGGTCATAAAGTCTATTAGACTAGCGTTTTTCACGGGAATAATTTTTTCGCCAACTTTTAGAAATTCTGTCCCCACTCTTAGCAAGGCAACTTTTACCTCTTCGATATAGGCAGCAATCAAAGCTAAAGCGGTAAGAGCCGCTGAACCAATGGCAAAACCTTTACCTGTCGCAGCGGTAGTGTTACCCAAGGCATCAAGTGCATCTGTCCTCTTCCTTACCTCAGGGTTTTGACCAGTCATCTGAGCGTTGCCACCAGCATTATCAGCAATTGGTCCATAAGCATCAGTTGATAAAGTAATGCCTAGAGTCGAGAGCATACCTACTGCTGCAATGCCGATACCATAAAGACCTAGATTTATATCCTTAAATCCGCCAGCAAAAGCAAAGGCCAGGATGGTACCGACTACAATACTTAAAACAGGAATTAAGGTCGAAAGCATGCCGGTTGAAAGACCTTCAATCACTACTGTAGCTGGACCAGTTTTCGAAGCTTGGGCAATCTTTTTGGTTGGTGGAAAGTTCGCCGAGGTAAAATATTCTGTTGATTTGCCAATCACAATGCCGACCATTAGACCAGTTAGGATAGAAACGAAAATACCAAAATTTTGTGGTAAAAGAAGACGAATGATTAAAACTGAAAAAATCACAATCAAACAAGAGGAGACATTAATGCCTCGAGAAAGAGCGTTTAAAAGATTCTTCTGAGACGCCTCTTCTTTGGCTTGAACAAGAAAAATGCCAACAATTGAAGCAAGAATACCAACCACCGCAACCATCATTGGAGCTACGACACCAGCCAGGCCTAAACCAGCTGCTGCTCCTAAGGCAGCCGTGGCCAAGATTGAACCAACATAAGACTCGTAGAGGTCGGCGCCCATGCCAGCCACATCGCCAACATTATCGCCAACATTATCAGCAATAACGGCTGGATTTCTTGGATCATCTTCAGGAATACCGGCTTCAACTTTACCAACCAAATCTGCACCAACATCAGCCGCCTTGGTAAAAATACCACCACCAACGCGGGCAAATAAAGCTTGAGATGAGGCACCAATACCAAAGGCCAGCATAGTGGTTGTAACAAGATGAAGGTCATAATGAAAAATAAAACGGAGAACAATAAACCATAAGGCAATGTCTAAAAGTCCTAAACCAACAACTGTTAACCCCATCACCGCCCCGGAACGAAAGGCAATTTTTAAAGCCGAGCTTAATGATTTTTTTGCCGCTTCGGCTGTCCGCGATGACGTGGCAGTGGCGACACGCATGCCTATATAACCAGACAAACCAGAAAAGAAACCACCGGTTAAAAAAGCAAAAGGCACCCAAGGTGACTGGACCTTAAGGA
It encodes:
- a CDS encoding sodium-translocating pyrophosphatase; this translates as MYNNNLFYLVPVGSVIALFFAYLFYRQAIKQPSGDEKMIKIARAVQRGAIAYLKQQYKVVIVFFIFAAIFFAFLAFVLKVQSPWVPFAFLTGGFFSGLSGYIGMRVATATSSRTAEAAKKSLSSALKIAFRSGAVMGLTVVGLGLLDIALWFIVLRFIFHYDLHLVTTTMLAFGIGASSQALFARVGGGIFTKAADVGADLVGKVEAGIPEDDPRNPAVIADNVGDNVGDVAGMGADLYESYVGSILATAALGAAAGLGLAGVVAPMMVAVVGILASIVGIFLVQAKEEASQKNLLNALSRGINVSSCLIVIFSVLIIRLLLPQNFGIFVSILTGLMVGIVIGKSTEYFTSANFPPTKKIAQASKTGPATVVIEGLSTGMLSTLIPVLSIVVGTILAFAFAGGFKDINLGLYGIGIAAVGMLSTLGITLSTDAYGPIADNAGGNAQMTGQNPEVRKRTDALDALGNTTAATGKGFAIGSAALTALALIAAYIEEVKVALLRVGTEFLKVGEKIIPVKNASLIDFMTYYQIHLLSPKVVSGVMIGAMLAFLFCALTLKAVGRAAGKMVEEVRRQWREIKGIMTGEKDPDYANCVKIVTQAAQREMILPSLLAIIMPIIVGIIFGVAGVVGLLVGALAAGFVLAVMMANAGGAWDNAKKYIEEGNFGGKGSDNHKAAVIGDMLGDPFKDTSGPSLNILIKLMSMVSIVVAGLVVVFSLL